A DNA window from Mastomys coucha isolate ucsf_1 unplaced genomic scaffold, UCSF_Mcou_1 pScaffold21, whole genome shotgun sequence contains the following coding sequences:
- the Rnh1 gene encoding ribonuclease inhibitor isoform X2, which translates to MQDSEKSENRLHRAPTMSLDIQCEQLSDARWTELLPLIQQYQVVRLDDCGLTEVQCKDISSAIQANPALTELSLRTNVLGDAGVGLVLQGLQNSTCKIQKLSLQNCSLTEAGCGVLPGVLRSLSTLRELHLNDNPLGDAGLKLLCEGLRDPQCRLEKLQLEYCNLTATSCEPLASVFRVKPDFKELVLSNNDFHEAGIHILCQGLKDSACQLESLKLENCGVTSANCKDLCDVVASKASLQELDLGSNKLGNAGIAALCSGLLLSSCKLRTLWLWECDITAEGCKDLCRVLKAKQSLKELSLAGNELKDEGARLLCESLLEPGCQLESLWIKTCSLTAASCPHFCSVLTKNRSLLELQMSSNPLGDLGVQELCKALAQPDIVLRVLWLGDCDVTNSGCSSLATVLLANRSLRELDLSNNCMGGPGVLQLLESLKQPSCALQQLVLYDIYWASEVEDQLRALEEERPSLRIIS; encoded by the exons ATTGCACCGTGCACCCACCATGAGCCTTGACATCCAGTGTGAGCAGCTGAGTGATGCCCGGTGGACAGAGCTCCTTCCTCTGATCCagcaataccaagtggtcag GCTGGATGACTGTGGCCTCACTGAAGTGCAATGCAAAGACATCAGCTCAGCGATCCAGGCCAACCCTGCCCTGACAGAGCTCAGCCTTCGCACCAATGTACTGGGTGATGCTGGTGTGGGTCTGGTGCTCCAGGGCCTGCAGAATTCCACTTGTAAGATCCAGAAGCTGAG CCTTCAGAACTGCAGCTTGACGGAGGCTGGCTGTGGGGTCCTGCCTGGTGTGCTGCGCTCTTTGTCTACCCTGCGTGAGCTACATCTCAATGACAACCCTCTGGGGGATGCAGGCCTGAAGCTGCTCTGTGAAGGACTTCGGGACCCCCAGTGCCGTCTTGAGAAGCTTCA GTTGGAATACTGTAACCTCACAGCTACCAGCTGCGAGCCCCTGGCTTCAGTGTTCAGAGTGAAACCTGACTTCAAGGAGCTAGTATTGAGCAACAATGACTTCCATGAAGCTGGTATCCATATTCTGTGCCAGGGCCTGAAGGACTCTGCCTGTCAACTGGAGTCTCTCAA GCTGGAGAACTGTGGTGTCACATCAGCCAACTGCAAGGACCTGTGTGATGTCGTGGCCTCCAAAGCCTCCCTGCAGGAACTGGACTTGGGCAGCAACAAGCTGGGAAATGCGGGCATTGCAGCACTGTGCTCAGGACTGCTGCTTTCCAGCTGTAAGCTCCGGACTCTGTG GCTCTGGGAATGTGATATTACTGCAGAGGGCTGCAAGGACCTGTGCCGTGTCCTCAAAGCcaagcagagcctgaaggaactCAGCCTAGCTGGCAATGAGCTGAAGGATGAGGGTGCCCGGCTGCTGTGTGAGAGCCTACTAGAGCCTGGCTGTCAGCTAGAGTCACTTTG GATAAAGACCTGTAGCCTCACAGCTGCCTCTTGTCCCCACTTCTGCTCGGTGTTGACCAAAAATCGTTCTCTGCTGGAGCTGCAGATGAGCAGCAACCCACTGGGAGACTTGGGAGTCCAGGAGCTCTGCAAGGCACTGGCCCAGCCAGACATAGTGCTGCGTGTGCTTTG GCTGGGAGACTGTGATGTGACGAACAGTGGTTGCAGCAGCCTTGCCACTGTCCTGTTGGCCAACCGCAGCTTGAGGGAACTGGACCTCAGTAACAACTGCATGGGGGGCCCAGGTGTCCTGCAACTGCTGGAGAGCCTCAAACAGCCCAGCTGTGCCCTTCAGCAGCTTGT ACTGTATGACATTTACTGGGCGAGTGAGGTGGAAGACCAGCTTCGGGCCCTGgaggaggaaaggccatcccTGAGGATCATTTCCTGA
- the Rnh1 gene encoding ribonuclease inhibitor isoform X3 — protein sequence MSLDIQCEQLSDARWTELLPLIQQYQVVRLDDCGLTEVQCKDISSAIQANPALTELSLRTNVLGDAGVGLVLQGLQNSTCKIQKLSLQNCSLTEAGCGVLPGVLRSLSTLRELHLNDNPLGDAGLKLLCEGLRDPQCRLEKLQLEYCNLTATSCEPLASVFRVKPDFKELVLSNNDFHEAGIHILCQGLKDSACQLESLKLENCGVTSANCKDLCDVVASKASLQELDLGSNKLGNAGIAALCSGLLLSSCKLRTLWLWECDITAEGCKDLCRVLKAKQSLKELSLAGNELKDEGARLLCESLLEPGCQLESLWIKTCSLTAASCPHFCSVLTKNRSLLELQMSSNPLGDLGVQELCKALAQPDIVLRVLWLGDCDVTNSGCSSLATVLLANRSLRELDLSNNCMGGPGVLQLLESLKQPSCALQQLVLYDIYWASEVEDQLRALEEERPSLRIIS from the exons ATGAGCCTTGACATCCAGTGTGAGCAGCTGAGTGATGCCCGGTGGACAGAGCTCCTTCCTCTGATCCagcaataccaagtggtcag GCTGGATGACTGTGGCCTCACTGAAGTGCAATGCAAAGACATCAGCTCAGCGATCCAGGCCAACCCTGCCCTGACAGAGCTCAGCCTTCGCACCAATGTACTGGGTGATGCTGGTGTGGGTCTGGTGCTCCAGGGCCTGCAGAATTCCACTTGTAAGATCCAGAAGCTGAG CCTTCAGAACTGCAGCTTGACGGAGGCTGGCTGTGGGGTCCTGCCTGGTGTGCTGCGCTCTTTGTCTACCCTGCGTGAGCTACATCTCAATGACAACCCTCTGGGGGATGCAGGCCTGAAGCTGCTCTGTGAAGGACTTCGGGACCCCCAGTGCCGTCTTGAGAAGCTTCA GTTGGAATACTGTAACCTCACAGCTACCAGCTGCGAGCCCCTGGCTTCAGTGTTCAGAGTGAAACCTGACTTCAAGGAGCTAGTATTGAGCAACAATGACTTCCATGAAGCTGGTATCCATATTCTGTGCCAGGGCCTGAAGGACTCTGCCTGTCAACTGGAGTCTCTCAA GCTGGAGAACTGTGGTGTCACATCAGCCAACTGCAAGGACCTGTGTGATGTCGTGGCCTCCAAAGCCTCCCTGCAGGAACTGGACTTGGGCAGCAACAAGCTGGGAAATGCGGGCATTGCAGCACTGTGCTCAGGACTGCTGCTTTCCAGCTGTAAGCTCCGGACTCTGTG GCTCTGGGAATGTGATATTACTGCAGAGGGCTGCAAGGACCTGTGCCGTGTCCTCAAAGCcaagcagagcctgaaggaactCAGCCTAGCTGGCAATGAGCTGAAGGATGAGGGTGCCCGGCTGCTGTGTGAGAGCCTACTAGAGCCTGGCTGTCAGCTAGAGTCACTTTG GATAAAGACCTGTAGCCTCACAGCTGCCTCTTGTCCCCACTTCTGCTCGGTGTTGACCAAAAATCGTTCTCTGCTGGAGCTGCAGATGAGCAGCAACCCACTGGGAGACTTGGGAGTCCAGGAGCTCTGCAAGGCACTGGCCCAGCCAGACATAGTGCTGCGTGTGCTTTG GCTGGGAGACTGTGATGTGACGAACAGTGGTTGCAGCAGCCTTGCCACTGTCCTGTTGGCCAACCGCAGCTTGAGGGAACTGGACCTCAGTAACAACTGCATGGGGGGCCCAGGTGTCCTGCAACTGCTGGAGAGCCTCAAACAGCCCAGCTGTGCCCTTCAGCAGCTTGT ACTGTATGACATTTACTGGGCGAGTGAGGTGGAAGACCAGCTTCGGGCCCTGgaggaggaaaggccatcccTGAGGATCATTTCCTGA
- the Rnh1 gene encoding ribonuclease inhibitor isoform X1, whose translation MFWGARLPLRVFFGSLPGPLNTWQSVWTRRLHRAPTMSLDIQCEQLSDARWTELLPLIQQYQVVRLDDCGLTEVQCKDISSAIQANPALTELSLRTNVLGDAGVGLVLQGLQNSTCKIQKLSLQNCSLTEAGCGVLPGVLRSLSTLRELHLNDNPLGDAGLKLLCEGLRDPQCRLEKLQLEYCNLTATSCEPLASVFRVKPDFKELVLSNNDFHEAGIHILCQGLKDSACQLESLKLENCGVTSANCKDLCDVVASKASLQELDLGSNKLGNAGIAALCSGLLLSSCKLRTLWLWECDITAEGCKDLCRVLKAKQSLKELSLAGNELKDEGARLLCESLLEPGCQLESLWIKTCSLTAASCPHFCSVLTKNRSLLELQMSSNPLGDLGVQELCKALAQPDIVLRVLWLGDCDVTNSGCSSLATVLLANRSLRELDLSNNCMGGPGVLQLLESLKQPSCALQQLVLYDIYWASEVEDQLRALEEERPSLRIIS comes from the exons ATGTTCTGGGGCGCCCGGCTGCCTTTGAGAGTTTTTTTTGGGTCCCTTCCTGGCCCTCTTAATACGTGGCAGAGCGTCTGGACCAGAAG ATTGCACCGTGCACCCACCATGAGCCTTGACATCCAGTGTGAGCAGCTGAGTGATGCCCGGTGGACAGAGCTCCTTCCTCTGATCCagcaataccaagtggtcag GCTGGATGACTGTGGCCTCACTGAAGTGCAATGCAAAGACATCAGCTCAGCGATCCAGGCCAACCCTGCCCTGACAGAGCTCAGCCTTCGCACCAATGTACTGGGTGATGCTGGTGTGGGTCTGGTGCTCCAGGGCCTGCAGAATTCCACTTGTAAGATCCAGAAGCTGAG CCTTCAGAACTGCAGCTTGACGGAGGCTGGCTGTGGGGTCCTGCCTGGTGTGCTGCGCTCTTTGTCTACCCTGCGTGAGCTACATCTCAATGACAACCCTCTGGGGGATGCAGGCCTGAAGCTGCTCTGTGAAGGACTTCGGGACCCCCAGTGCCGTCTTGAGAAGCTTCA GTTGGAATACTGTAACCTCACAGCTACCAGCTGCGAGCCCCTGGCTTCAGTGTTCAGAGTGAAACCTGACTTCAAGGAGCTAGTATTGAGCAACAATGACTTCCATGAAGCTGGTATCCATATTCTGTGCCAGGGCCTGAAGGACTCTGCCTGTCAACTGGAGTCTCTCAA GCTGGAGAACTGTGGTGTCACATCAGCCAACTGCAAGGACCTGTGTGATGTCGTGGCCTCCAAAGCCTCCCTGCAGGAACTGGACTTGGGCAGCAACAAGCTGGGAAATGCGGGCATTGCAGCACTGTGCTCAGGACTGCTGCTTTCCAGCTGTAAGCTCCGGACTCTGTG GCTCTGGGAATGTGATATTACTGCAGAGGGCTGCAAGGACCTGTGCCGTGTCCTCAAAGCcaagcagagcctgaaggaactCAGCCTAGCTGGCAATGAGCTGAAGGATGAGGGTGCCCGGCTGCTGTGTGAGAGCCTACTAGAGCCTGGCTGTCAGCTAGAGTCACTTTG GATAAAGACCTGTAGCCTCACAGCTGCCTCTTGTCCCCACTTCTGCTCGGTGTTGACCAAAAATCGTTCTCTGCTGGAGCTGCAGATGAGCAGCAACCCACTGGGAGACTTGGGAGTCCAGGAGCTCTGCAAGGCACTGGCCCAGCCAGACATAGTGCTGCGTGTGCTTTG GCTGGGAGACTGTGATGTGACGAACAGTGGTTGCAGCAGCCTTGCCACTGTCCTGTTGGCCAACCGCAGCTTGAGGGAACTGGACCTCAGTAACAACTGCATGGGGGGCCCAGGTGTCCTGCAACTGCTGGAGAGCCTCAAACAGCCCAGCTGTGCCCTTCAGCAGCTTGT ACTGTATGACATTTACTGGGCGAGTGAGGTGGAAGACCAGCTTCGGGCCCTGgaggaggaaaggccatcccTGAGGATCATTTCCTGA